The Fusobacterium periodonticum 1_1_41FAA genomic sequence ATATTTGATTATTATCCTTTGGAAGTGTTAATTTTACTAAGGTATCATTTTTATCTTTACATATTATGATTCCAATAGTATCATTCTCATCAGGAAATTTTACATATCTATCATAATAATTTACATACATTTGCATTTGTCCTAAATCTTGATGAGTTACTTCCCCTATTTTTAAATCTATTAAAACAAAGCATTTCAATAGTCTATTATAAAAAACTAAATCCACTCTAAAATGTCTTTCATCAAAAGTAAATCTAACTTGCCTACCTACAAAAGTAAAAACTTTTCCTAATTCTAATAGGAACATCTCTAACTTATTTATTATTTCTGTTTCTAATTTATTTTCAGAATAATCACTTTTTTCATCTAATCCAAGAAACTCTAAAATATATGGATCTTTTATAACATCTTGTGCTTTTTCTATAATTTGTCCCTTGACTGCTAATTCTTTAACTTTTTCTTTATCTTTACTTAAAACTAGTCTTTCGTATAAGGATGAATTTACTTGTCTTTTTAATTCTCTTAAACTCCAATTATTTTCAAATGTTTCTATCTCATAGAAATTTCTAGCATTTATATCTTTTATTCTCATTAGAATAAGATAATGTGACCAACTTAAATTGAATTGGAATTCCTCAGACAGTGTCTGAGGAATTCCATAAACTTTAAAAAATTTTCTCATCTGTTCTAAATTTGTTTCTGAAAAATCTTTCCCAAATTCTTTAGTCAATTTTTCAGAAAGCATTTTTAGTGAACTACTCCCACTTGTAGAAGTGGGAGCTTCTTGGGAAGTATGTGCTTTTGTTAGCCACATATATTTACCAAGCTCTTTGGGTAGTCCCTACCCTGATATGTTTTTCTAACTTACTTTTTCTTCTCTTAATATTTCTAAACCTTTTCTTAATATATTTATACTTGCATTGTAATCTCTATCTATTTCTAGTCCACAACATTCACAATGATATATTCTTTCTGATAATTTTAGTGTTTCTTTTATATTACCACGACTAGAACAAGTCTTACTACTTGGATAAAATGTAGGTACTTTTACAATTTTTCTTCCATACCAATTTGCTTTATATTCTAGTTGCCTTACAAATTCACTCCAACTTACATCTGATCTAATTTGTGATTTTTTAACATTCCCTTTATATTTAAGTCTTCTATACAGATTATATCGTGGTTATTGATAATTTTTGTACTCAACTTATTTATAAAGTCTTTTCTTTTATTTCTAATTTTTGCTACTTTTTTCTTTTGTTTTTGATAATTCTTACTATCTGATAGTTTTTTATCGCTATCTTTAGCTAGTTTACATCTCTTTGATAGTTTTCTTTGTTCTCTTTTTAATTTTTTTTCATATTCTTTTGATAGCTTTAAATTCTCTACTTTTGTACAATCACTCATTGCTGCAAATTCTTTTATTCCCAAATCTATTCCAATATTTTATTAGTCTTTGGTAATTCTTCTATTTCTTCTTCACATAATATTGAAGCAAAATAATGGTCAAGACTATTTTTACTTATTGTTACTGATTTAATTATACCTTTTATTTCTCTATGTAATTTGATTTTAACTAGCGATTTTAATTTAGGAAGTTTTATGTAGCTATCTTTAATGTATATTGTATTTTGATTATTTGTAGTATAGCTTTGGACTGGGTTAGATTTACACTTATATTTTGGAAAACCAAAATCTTTATTTTTAAGAAAATTTTTATAGGCTTTTTCTAAATTTAATTGCGCATTAGCAAGAGCTAAGCTATCAACTTCTTTTAAATAAGGATATTCTTCTTTATATTTAGCAGGAGTAGCATATTTAGTTTTAATTCCTGTTGATTTATATTCTTCATAAACTTTCTTCCTATCATCTAACATAAGATTATGAACTTTTCTGACGCAACCAAAGTTTTTTAAGAAAAAGATTACTTGTTCTAAGGTAGGATATATTCTGAATTTATATGCTTTTTTAACTATCTTCATTTCCTCCTCCTTACTTGCTCCACCAATACTCAATACAAAAATACTCCTTTTTTATTACCTTTAACTGATTTAATTATATCATATTTTTGAAACAATTTCAAGAAAATAAAAAAGCAATTCATCCCCTACTTATAGAAGTAGAGGACTTCTTGCTAGATATTGTTAAGTCAATTCATATTTAATTTTTACTTTTTTACCTTTAAATGCTAAACCTATTCTATAGATTTTATCTATTCCTGACTCCTTGATACCTACATCATATTGTTTTTCTTTTATTTGATTTAAGGCTTCTTCGGCTTTACTTTCTAATCCTTTTATTGTCTT encodes the following:
- a CDS encoding helix-turn-helix domain-containing protein, with amino-acid sequence MKIVKKAYKFRIYPTLEQVIFFLKNFGCVRKVHNLMLDDRKKVYEEYKSTGIKTKYATPAKYKEEYPYLKEVDSLALANAQLNLEKAYKNFLKNKDFGFPKYKCKSNPVQSYTTNNQNTIYIKDSYIKLPKLKSLVKIKLHREIKGIIKSVTISKNSLDHYFASILCEEEIEELPKTNKILE
- a CDS encoding transposase, coding for MGIKEFAAMSDCTKVENLKLSKEYEKKLKREQRKLSKRCKLAKDSDKKLSDSKNYQKQKKKVAKIRNKRKDFINKLSTKIINNHDIICIEDLNIKGMLKNHKLDQM
- a CDS encoding RNA-guided endonuclease InsQ/TnpB family protein, which gives rise to MYRRLKYKGNVKKSQIRSDVSWSEFVRQLEYKANWYGRKIVKVPTFYPSSKTCSSRGNIKETLKLSERIYHCECCGLEIDRDYNASINILRKGLEILREEKVS
- a CDS encoding YhcG family protein; amino-acid sequence: MWLTKAHTSQEAPTSTSGSSSLKMLSEKLTKEFGKDFSETNLEQMRKFFKVYGIPQTLSEEFQFNLSWSHYLILMRIKDINARNFYEIETFENNWSLRELKRQVNSSLYERLVLSKDKEKVKELAVKGQIIEKAQDVIKDPYILEFLGLDEKSDYSENKLETEIINKLEMFLLELGKVFTFVGRQVRFTFDERHFRVDLVFYNRLLKCFVLIDLKIGEVTHQDLGQMQMYVNYYDRYVKFPDENDTIGIIICKDKNDTLVKLTLPKDNNQIFASRYTTILPSLDEFKKIIEE